The DNA segment gtcgccgtccgggCTGCGACGGAGGCGGTGCCCGGGAGACGGAGAGGACGATGCGTCCGGGCGGAGTGCGGCGGATGGATGAGACGCGcgtgcgccggcggcgtggagacccgcggccgcggcgccgcgcagagcagcgcggcggcggcggcggccacgccaGGAGACGAGATGCCAACCTGCGACGCCGCCATTGCGCCGGCGAGAGGTATTAGCTAGTTGGTCGCGTCAGCCCGTATCATGTTAGGTCATACAACTATAATTACTCCGTATTATATACAGAGAATACTTAGCAAACGTGAAACAGGCCAAAATGTACGTGTTCGTCGAGGAGTGAAACTCAACCATGCTataattaattaggttcaaagcGATTCGTAGAGAACCATATTTGTTCCGTGTTATCCCGGACGTAGTCAATCATGTTATCATCAGGTTCAATAATAAAACGACTACTATAGTAGcgaattttccttttttctccgTATTACATACATGCCTCAAGTAGTCAAGTGCACCATCATATCGTATGTCACTCAAACTTTTCTAAACTGCCGATCGCGCGACAGCGACGACATCAGCGGGCGCAGGCCAATCGAGTTAGCAACAAGTTCGCAGAAAAAAACCAAAGCACATATATTTCAGATATAAAATGGGCCAGCTTAAAATGTGCCAACATGTGTCGATATGACGATATCCCTTCGAGCATCACGGTGCTACCCATCAAAAACAAACTGGATATATGTGTGACATAGGGCAGCAAATCAAATCCTGAATATATCTAGCTAATAAATCCAAACAAACTGGATTATATGTGTGACATAGGGCAGCAAATCAAATCCTGAATATATCTAGCTAATAAATCCACTGAACCTATCTAGGTAAACTTCCTATTGCCTGCATAGTATCAACCTCAACCTCCTATTATCTGCATAATGTCGACTCCTGGGCCAAAGTACTCTTCACATCTTCGATGGCAGTTAGCTACCGTCTGTATAAAGAGAATTCCATTAGAAACTATACAGGAAATAGGGAAGGAAATGTTTAAGTAAATGGAAGCATCCAGAAACTGTGCATGAAACAAATGCAGTGCAGTACTTGTGAAAGGTTAGTGTCAGATATTCACATCTAGTTGTGCTACACAAAACTGTTATAGAACTTGGGCTGTAGTTGCATGTGGTATTCATGTCATGGACTGAACAATCATGGTATTTTCAGAAAGACATTATACATTCACTTCATTTCATCAGAGACTACACATGAGAAGATAAGGCATTTCAGTACTTCACCTCATTCAATCAGAGACTATACATAAAATTCATGTCATTTTTTAATGCTCACAGCAACAAATTATGGTCAGGAATTCATCTGATGCCATGTATTACCTATGTTACAGAATGTAAGACATTTTATCCCTCTGCTACAGAGGCTTACATTGTTTAACAGAGGGAATAGTATTTATCAAATTATTTTAACTTGAGCTCTGTGCCGTCTTCAGACATAGGGAGTAATTACTAGACTTTCGTTTAAGATACTACAGCCTTCTCTTTCATTGAAGAAGATACCCTAAATCCCAGACAGGAAATGGTACTGATCCATTAAACACTAGCAGGATAAAACCAGTCAGAACATCTGAATTCTTTCTTAAAGAAACCTGAATAGTAGTATGTAGTGACACAAGAACAATGCAAGAGTGAACTTCCACTAATGTTCAGAATATAGTTTTCAAAACTACAAAATATTCAAGATACCATTCCTAGAACAGCATTCCGCAGTGCAGATAACATTGCAAACTATCATATACTATAAATTGCAGATAACATTGCATTCAGCAGTGCAGATAACATTCCAAGAATTTACAGAAGCACAAATCACCCTAGGTATTTCACAAATCACAACTATACAAGAGTTGCACTGCTTGCGAAGAACAGATCATGCATACACAAAGGACAAATCAGCCAAGACCAGCATATATTAGTCATAAAGCTTGGAGAGGATGTTGTATATCTTGTTAGCCTTGTCGCACACTTTCACCGCGATAATCGCCTTCTCCTCGTCAGTCACCGCAACGAtcaccttctcctctcccttgAAAGCGAGCGCACCCACGAAGAGGCACAGGGCAAGGATCAGTAGATTGAGCGAGTGTTTCTTCAGAAACTCCAGAATCGCCGCCATCTTGCCGCCATGCTCTTGGGGAGGTGGAGGGGCACGCAGCACAgcatccaccgccaccaccgcatcCTGGAGAGACGGCGCCGggtccgcctccgccttcttgcaggacggcggcgcggctctgAGACGGGGGCAGAACCCGATGGTGGTCGCCATCCGCCCTGTGGGAACCCTCGATTGATTTAGCATTTCGCCTACCCACTACCCTCgtcggcggtggacgcgagggaggagaggaacTGAGGAAGGATCCACTTACccgtgccgtcgccggcgaggtggacgcgcgggaggagaggagtggggcgcgccgcggcggcggcggcgagaccgtCCACGCCCGCCACCGATCTGAGGACGCCGGAGCGGATGCCGGCGAACGCCATGGATCgcgcggtggggaggaggtggacGGGGAACCAGAAGTACGGTCGGTCGTTCTGCTCGGGTTCGAGTTGGTCCGGTCGGCTTGGGCTCCTTCTTAAACCCTGAAATCTTTGCATTTTAACCCTTTAAGAAAACTTACTTTACAAATAGATCCTAAAATACTTATTACACAAATCATGGAGCCATctcggcatatttgcaaacgaaaactaatttgtgaataaaattttatatacatgttcttagctatctaaaagcaaatgctgaaaataaacttcgataaaaaacctcaaaatcagctttaaatttaaggttgaaaattcaaattttgactgataagtataagcataagtgaaaagatgaggccctcAATCTTTTCGGGATTGTTCGGCTGTGATTTTTATGGTAGCACCACATCTGCATCCACAAAAATAGCAGCCGACCAAGACCAACTTGGCGCCAAACAATAGCAccgaaacccccccccccccacccctctcTCCCGTGGCATCATCAGCTCGGTGCAACGACATGGTTCTAGGGTCGGCACCAACGAGGTTAGCGCTGGGGTGAGTTATCTCAACGCCTAGGTATGGCCTTGGCATGCTCACACTCATCTTAAATACTTACTATTGTTTAATGGTATGGCTCTAATTTCGCAAGTTGTAATGATAATTTTTAAAACGGATAAATTTATATTGCCATGGATCCAATTGACCCTTAttaatttggtaaaaaaaatttgagaaatGCATCGAAGGGGTAAGCAGTAGTATATCTCAAATACCCATAAAATTTTAATGACACAACTTGAATATCGCGAATTGTAATGACATATTTTAAGATCGGATAAATTATAGTGCTATAATCCAATTAACCGGCAAGTGCCGgtaaaatttataatataaacatATAAATAGTTTCAATGTAATTAAGGGACTAAATATTAGTTAATGATAATATGTTGTACTAACGAGATAAACGAGCAGCTGTCTCGTTAAGCTCACGAGCTAGAATCCTAGTTTGGTTCAACTCATTGAAACTACGAGTTCGAGTCGAACCAAGCCGATCCAAGCAACTATCTTCAATTCaagctctcttttcttttctttccacgtatagatggccaaatgggccgcccCGCCCGGcatggcccaggcacggccgtGTCTGGGCTGAGGTCAGTTGGGCCGGTACGGCCTGACCTATACGTTGGGCCGTACTGTGCCAGCCCACGGGCTGCACACatggcccaggcatggcccaatAAGACTTGGTCGTGCCGAAGACACGACAGCCTATCATGCTTCTCGACATAATAAGTCTAATTTTCCTCCCTCTACTCATTGGACTGTGTCTAtatggct comes from the Oryza glaberrima chromosome 9, OglaRS2, whole genome shotgun sequence genome and includes:
- the LOC127784986 gene encoding uncharacterized protein LOC127784986, which codes for MAFAGIRSGVLRSVAGVDGLAAAAAARPTPLLPRVHLAGDGTGRMATTIGFCPRLRAAPPSCKKAEADPAPSLQDAVVAVDAVLRAPPPPQEHGGKMAAILEFLKKHSLNLLILALCLFVGALAFKGEEKVIVAVTDEEKAIIAVKVCDKANKIYNILSKLYD